From the Sebastes umbrosus isolate fSebUmb1 chromosome 23, fSebUmb1.pri, whole genome shotgun sequence genome, the window CATGGCCTGTGCTGTGAGAAACAGAGGAGCATCTGTCCTTGTTGTGGTAGTTAAGgggttctttaaaaaaaaaaaaaagtaataataatttgaagCGGTCACAGCTGTTGGAAACCCCTGCGGTTAACACTCAAGTGCATCAAAACAACTAGTAAATTTGGAAACAATAAATCATAAGAACAACTCGTCTTAGAGGATTGCAGAGCACCTGAAAAGTTAAAAGGGAAAGCTGCGTGGTTTCATTGTTTTTACCATACTGTGTAGAGAAAGAGTATTATTGGATGGAGCATCTTTGCAATAAACTTGCTGCAGAGAAGTGGAGAGTTACTTTGAAactgtttacatttacaacagTTGTCAATATACGGCATGTAGGCAATATGAACGTCACTTCATTCAACATGATGGAAGCACCAATCAGTCCTCACAAACACCAAGGTGAATGAAGGTTTGTCATTTGGGTCACAGACTTCgactgtatataataagtggatgtagtcaccgtgacgtcagccattggtttgttgactttggttttgaagcctccagtttgtcaatttggccatcgccatcttggtttcttttGCAACCGGacgtgacacaagagggtgggcGACCAAAATATGCCTTACTATTGCAGCACTCAGTATCTCTGCATGTTTAATGCGgctataaacaatatttttatattaacgaTGGATCATTGTGACTACTATGATGTGAAAAGGGGTCTCTCGTAGTGATGAAACCACAGACAACCCTCAGTTCTACGTAGCGTTTAAGCAACTTTCAGCTTGTTGTTTTGGTCCGACCCACAACGTGATAGTTTTGGTTgagtctcaccgctctcatcagtATTGTTTTCAtccacagcaggcagctgttttcagtgaaaaaaagctctgataaactcaCTGTATGCTACTTACCCAGCTAGAGCATTTTAGGATGTTTCAGCTTGTTGTTTTGGTCCGGCTCGTAACATTACTGGTTTGGTTGAGTCTTACGGCTCTCATCAGTATCCTTTTCatctgcagcaggcagctgttttcagtgaaaaaagctctgataaactcaCAATATGCTATGTTCCCagcaacaaacagcagacacacaaaaGTTAGTAGTTAGCCGGTGAatgtagtggagcatttagcagctaaagagccagatatttccctcaagagttggtggagaccaaaaacagagttaaaagtagagtgaatattggacttatatttatcaagtggccagaaacactcaactccaaatgaatgacaatgttgctctgtgtcgcTGGATGTGCAAATAAGTAAACTCGAGTTCACCATATGAACTTTTAATGTGattatgtgttgtgtttacagtttgtttctgctgcctACAGGCGGCTAAAATATAAGTGATGCAGGTTTTAAGGTGGGAGAAATCTCCAGACTGACGGTGAAAAGCTGATCAAaggaaatgaatgaaaagcaCCCCCCCCTTAGTCAAACTGTCCGATGACTAGATGAAGAGTAGAAGACAGTGGCTGCATTAACGATACTAATAGGTGGAACTGTATGAATGAGGCCACTCAGctctaataaaaaaacaaagagagaaagagctttTTCTGAGAACTAGGAAGTGGTAATAAATCTTCCCTGAGGTTTTACACCGCCAGCACATCCTGACCCATGCTGATTGGGAACACGCAAAACATCTGCTTTTGTGTGCAAACATGAGCAAAATGCTTTCTGACATGATGTTAGACTATGAACTGCAGGTCTCCTGCTGATCACCACAAGGTTTTTAAAAACTCTTCTGGGAGTGATCAGTCGTAAAAAGACAACAGTTTCcaacaatctgaaaaaaaagctgGAACTCATTCAGGCTTTTGCAGATGAATGGGTGCgcccaaaaaaaaatgcaggagTAAATGTCACCATTGGCGGCACCGGAGCTAAGAATGTAACCCGAGCCAAGTGATGACATACTGTAGTAAGAGTAGACGCTTCAGGTACGGCTTGTCTTGGTAAAGTTTTTTGGCTTTGACTGGAGGAAGTAAGACAAGAGCCATTGGCACAGCAGGTGTGGTGATGTGATGCAAAACTTTGATGAACATTTCCAAAACTGctacagataaaaatgtgtttttgatcaTTTTGGAAAAGTGCACATCAAGGAATTGTAAAGACAGCAGGAATAGGATACTTTAACCTAAGAAGTatggttgtcaaagttaacgcaataatattgtgttaacacaaattcgttttaatgccactaatttctttaacgcaataacTCAATTTGATCTTTTGGAGATTGTAATGGGCTCATATGAGCAAAGGacgataaataacgctccaaacttctaacttttggtgaggaaaaactggtattgccattttcaaaggggtcccttgacctctgacgtcaagatatgtgaatggaaaatgggttctatgggtacccacgagtctcccctttacagacatgcccactttttgataatcacacacagttttgggcaagtcatggtcaagatgtgtgagaaataagccatgcagttgctgaatctgtctttattttggattgacAACGCTTAGTTTAAAGGTTTCtcaggagtttccagaggcggcgagttacgtcggacgcccgtgatttgcataaagtagtcGAGACCtcgactttatgcaaatgattagcgggccaacgtgacgccccgtctctcgaatcgtgcCGCCACGCTaacagaatgcattgcacggctgcttacatagacaatgcatgggaagcgtggaaaggacggaggctgtggacatgtaccatgacagctgttgttgcaatgttgggcttgagttttttatgctaaatgcagtacctgtgagggtttctagacaatatctgtcattgttttgtgttgttaattgatttccaataataaatatatatatacatttgcataaagcatcatatttgcccactcccatgttgataagagtattaaatacttaacaaatctcccatttaaggtacattttgaacagttgtTTCTCGTAGACAAGCTGTTTTTGTTATTGAAATCCGTACCTATGATTGAATATGATAAAcactcattgaaaacaatttgACCTTTCAGTATCTCTCTAATTACGCAACAGTATTAGTTTACGACGTTTAGCACACGATGTTCAATATGAAGCAGGGCGTCACCTCTCAGAATCATCCTGCTGGTCTGGGGATTTGAACTGGCAACCTTCCAATAACAAATCTACCACTCCACCAAGTAAAACacaactacatttaaaaaaataattactgtACGTAATTGACGCTGttaaaaagagacagaagacTTATGGCGACACAACAAGTTGTGTGCGAGCCAGTTTTCATTCTGCACATTTTCAGATGCTCGTGCCAAGCGCTTCTATGTGCTACTCAGAACTGAATTATGGGTGTTTTATGGTCACATGGTATGTTGTACAAGTAGCGGCACGTCTGTTCCCATAACTGTTTGTTCAtaccaggacacacacacacagacacatgcatgctgctgctgctatttaCATTGTGGTAACGGAGTTCAAGCCAAAAGCTTCCCAGAAAGCCACAAATGTATGCCGTATAGGCTATTAGAGTTTACAATGCAAACATAGATGTGCAGATAACTagcactggattactttgataccgagggaaaattaaaaacatgattaTTCTGGCAAGTTCTGAAGTTATAAGACATCGGAGATAATAATGTCCTCAGGAGGTGGAAGTCACACTGAATCTATCACAGTCACTGCTGCTGATCGTGTACATAAGTAGGTCAAATCAACAGGACAAACAACAATGattaacttcctgtttttagAACAACAGCATGCGGCCCTTTTGACCTCACGCAGGCTGTTCTTATTCACGTTACACCTATTTAAAGTAATGCATCGTAATTCGAATATAACCCAGATAATCGTGAGCCAGGACGTGCAGGGTTGCCTCcaaggaagtcaggtgacgtagtataaagagcgacaaagtgcTCGTAGcgaagaggtcggggtggaaggacgggtcaaacaaacacgggactttcaccagcaggagaccgctgttcatgtccggTGTGCAACCAAATCAACGCTTACTTCTTTTACTTgacttttgttacgtaacttgtGTACTTAACTTACACTTGTGGTGTTAGTtacaaatgtagttattttaacccaaaccacaatcttttcctaaacctaaccaagtcgttttgttATAGCATATCTCTTAAaagtgtctctctttctgtctctgcagaTCTTACAGGTGAATCTAGTGATGTCCATCCTGCTGTATATGATGGTCCTTGTGTACCTCTATGGTATCCAGGCAACCAACATGGACAGCGGTCGCCAGgggcaacagcagcagcagccgagtCCCGACCCCTTAAACTCCCTCATCATCCAGCTGCTTCAGGCGGACCTGACGAGGGGGAAGACCAAGGCGAACCAGAGCCAACAGGGGAAAAGCAGGGACACCGAGCCCCAGGACACGctgcctcctctcctcagcGCAAACTTCCCTTTAGAGGAGCAGGGCGACGCGGAGCAGTGGGGGAGTCGCAGCGGCGAGGGCAGCGACGGCGTGGTTGACCAGCAGGTGACGTTGTTGAACTCGGACCTTCTCAGGCAGCACAAGCGGTACAACTCGCCTCGGGTTCTGCTGAGCGACCGGCCACCGCTGCAGCCGCCGCCGCTGTACCTCGCGGACGATTACGTGAGTGGCGGATTGGACGGGGCGGCGGGGAACAAGACGCGGAAGAAGCGCTACGCCGAGCACAAGAGCTATCGCGGGGAATATTCTGTGTGCGACAGCGAGAGCCAGTGGGTGACGAATAAAACCCAAGCAGTGGACACCAGGGGGGACCCCGTCACGGTTCTGGGCAAAATTAAAACCACCGCCGCGCAGGACATCAAACAGTACTTTTACGAGACGCGCTGTCGGACCCCCAGGCCCTTCAAGGGCGGCTGCAGGGGCATCGACGACAAGAACTGGAACTCGCAGTGCAAGACGACGCAGACGTACGTTCGAGCACTGACGCAGGTTCGTAAGACAGTGGGCTGGAGGTGGATACGCATAGACACTTCCTGCGTCTGCGCGCTGTCAAGGAAACGTCACAGGACGTAACCAAAACAAGACAAGCCTTGCCGGTGACTACCTGTTTGGAATTCTACTTCCTATATAGGATTTTACTTCCTGTTCACGGCACTCCCCACCACAGGATTATGTGCCACGGTGGTGACGAGCAACACTCTGCTATAAAATGAAACTTTTACTGAAGACATCTTGGGTCCATTTATATGATATTTCACTTTAATGTGCTGCAAATCCACAAGCCGGGTGCAGCGCCGCTGTTACGGAAGAACTCTTATTTCCAGAGGGGCTGGGGAGGGAGTGTGTGAGGGGGGAAACTGTacatataaattatttaaattatatgaAATGCATGTAGTTTATACatgtttatctatctatatatgacgtatgaatatatttgtgttatttattgaaAGAAGTTCTTCttggaaaaggaagaaaatgtctataaaaaaaaaaggaatgaaaCAAGCTATGGACTCATTTTGAGACTATAATACGGAGCTGGGCTGCAAAGGTGCTTCACAGTAAGACTTTACATGTGCCTTGACCAGTGTGGCTGCAGAGCAGAGACACAGGACATGGTAACTCACAGACAAGCAGTTGCCGCAAATGTGACGGCGGCCTGTTCTGTACCGTCCAATGGACCAATATGGGGCCCAAATTCTTTACCTCTTAAATGAGGTGACCAAAACACTGATTTGAGATTTGTGACCAAACATATACATTTacactgcgttcacaactgacCATACTGTTATGTTGCAATACACCACGAGTCTATTCATTCCTCTGGGAGACAGTTTTAACTAAATAGGAATACATTTTGTGGA encodes:
- the ntf3 gene encoding neurotrophin-3, translating into MVTFITILQVNLVMSILLYMMVLVYLYGIQATNMDSGRQGQQQQQPSPDPLNSLIIQLLQADLTRGKTKANQSQQGKSRDTEPQDTLPPLLSANFPLEEQGDAEQWGSRSGEGSDGVVDQQVTLLNSDLLRQHKRYNSPRVLLSDRPPLQPPPLYLADDYVSGGLDGAAGNKTRKKRYAEHKSYRGEYSVCDSESQWVTNKTQAVDTRGDPVTVLGKIKTTAAQDIKQYFYETRCRTPRPFKGGCRGIDDKNWNSQCKTTQTYVRALTQVRKTVGWRWIRIDTSCVCALSRKRHRT